From Bacteroidales bacterium, a single genomic window includes:
- a CDS encoding sulfite exporter TauE/SafE family protein, with protein MLTGILFALLAISVFLLIYVFGVISYVDFKMFLAQNFSTHIYLYILVGFFAQLIDGTLGMAYGVSSTSFLISTGVSPIISSASVHTAEIFTSGISGLSHWKFKNVDKQLFLQLALPGVIGAILGAYFLSSFDGNLLKPYITIYLFLMGVRIIYKAYKKINIDSKKFKKYSILGLIGGFVDASGGGGWGPVVTTTLVGTGKDPKITIGTVNAAEFLVTIASSSIFTMIIGIKHWTIILGLLLGGILAAPLAAFLCHKINSRWAMYLVGVIIIGLSIRTLLKILL; from the coding sequence ATGTTGACCGGTATTTTGTTCGCTTTGTTAGCGATCTCTGTTTTTTTATTGATATATGTGTTTGGTGTGATAAGCTATGTGGATTTTAAAATGTTTTTAGCACAAAATTTTTCTACTCATATCTACCTCTATATTTTGGTTGGCTTTTTTGCACAGCTTATTGATGGGACATTAGGAATGGCTTATGGTGTAAGCTCTACAAGTTTTCTAATCTCAACTGGAGTCTCGCCAATAATATCAAGTGCAAGCGTTCATACAGCCGAAATTTTTACTTCGGGTATTTCTGGTTTATCGCATTGGAAGTTTAAAAATGTTGATAAACAGTTGTTTCTGCAATTAGCTTTACCGGGTGTAATAGGAGCTATTTTGGGTGCGTATTTTTTGTCATCTTTCGATGGCAATTTGTTAAAGCCATACATTACTATTTACTTGTTTTTAATGGGAGTTAGAATAATATACAAAGCTTATAAAAAGATTAACATCGACTCAAAAAAGTTTAAAAAATATTCGATTTTAGGTTTAATTGGTGGTTTTGTTGATGCATCGGGTGGTGGGGGATGGGGACCTGTAGTTACCACCACCTTAGTAGGAACAGGTAAAGATCCAAAAATTACCATAGGTACGGTGAATGCAGCTGAGTTTTTAGTTACCATTGCATCATCAAGCATTTTTACGATGATAATTGGTATTAAGCATTGGACTATTATTTTAGGTTTGCTTTTAGGCGGAATTTTGGCTGCTCCTTTAGCTGCCTTTCTTTGTCATAAAATAAATAGTCGTTGGGCAATGTATTTAGTGGGGGTGATTATTATTGGATTAAGCATTCGGACTTTGCTAAAAATTTTACTTTAA
- a CDS encoding TonB-dependent receptor, whose amino-acid sequence MKTIGILTLFLFTTMLAVSQRYTISGYISDVKTGEKLIAASVYDTISKKGAITNNYGFYSLTLPEGKVALIVSYVGYSLKTDVFELKSNIVKNIMLNPTIELKEVEIVAERAKHVESSQMSMTQIPIQTIKSLPVFFSEADILKTIQLLPGVQSGGEGTSGLYVRGGGPDQNLILLDGVPVYNCDHLFGFFSVFNSDAIQNVTLIKGGFPARYGGRLSSVLDIRMKEGNLNEYHGTFSIGLISSKFMMEGPLIKKKSSFVVSARRTYIDILAQPIIRSAGDGTSGGYYFYDVNTKLNYIFSDTNRLFLSIYLGNDKAYSKIKDQYNDNGINYENKEKASLSWGNIITALRWNHLFTPKLFSNVTATFSRYRFQVGMESNTQQNNNGSISKSSFAYKYFSGIYDFAGKIDFDYHPSPNHNIIFGASEIYHTFSPGVNVFKGEENNDPTTKIDTSFGNSNIFAHEIALFIEDDITINALLKANIGIHQSMFLVRNKFYSNTQPRLSLRYLMHEKWSLKAAYSQMNQYINLLSNSGIGLPTDLWLPSTNRIKPQASQQWALGIFNVPAKGFEASIEGYYKTMKNLIEYKEGATFFSEGESWEDKIEMGNGWAYGAEFFFKKNKGKTTGWIGYTLAWSWRKFEKLNFGKSFPYRYDRRHDISIAITHFINEKIDIGVVWVYGTGNAVSLPIEQYPMLEFPSMPQNGYYYEPNMVEYYDGRNGFRMPPYHRLDLSFNMHKKLKRAERTWSIGIYNVYNRKNPYYLYFSYDEQGNKRLTQISLFPIIPSFSYNLTF is encoded by the coding sequence ATGAAAACTATTGGTATTTTAACATTATTTCTTTTTACTACCATGCTTGCTGTATCACAACGCTACACTATTAGTGGTTACATTAGCGATGTAAAAACCGGCGAAAAACTTATAGCAGCTTCCGTTTATGATACCATTAGTAAAAAAGGAGCAATTACCAATAATTATGGTTTTTATAGCCTAACGCTTCCCGAAGGCAAGGTAGCACTTATTGTTTCGTATGTAGGCTATTCGCTAAAAACTGATGTATTTGAACTTAAGAGTAATATTGTAAAAAACATAATGCTCAATCCAACAATTGAATTAAAAGAGGTTGAAATAGTTGCCGAACGAGCAAAACATGTAGAATCGAGCCAAATGAGCATGACACAAATCCCTATTCAAACCATAAAATCGTTGCCTGTATTTTTCAGCGAAGCCGATATACTAAAAACCATTCAGCTATTGCCCGGTGTACAATCGGGAGGCGAAGGAACATCAGGGTTATACGTACGCGGAGGAGGACCTGACCAAAATTTAATCCTGCTCGATGGAGTGCCGGTTTATAATTGCGATCATCTTTTTGGCTTTTTCTCTGTATTTAATTCCGATGCTATTCAAAATGTTACCTTAATCAAGGGTGGATTCCCTGCCCGCTACGGAGGTCGTTTATCGTCAGTGCTCGATATTCGAATGAAAGAAGGTAACCTAAACGAATATCATGGCACATTCTCCATTGGCTTAATATCTTCTAAATTTATGATGGAAGGACCGTTGATCAAGAAAAAATCTTCGTTTGTAGTATCGGCACGCAGAACCTACATCGACATTTTGGCACAACCCATTATCCGTTCTGCCGGTGATGGAACTTCCGGAGGATATTACTTCTACGATGTTAATACTAAGCTCAACTATATTTTTAGCGACACCAACCGTTTATTTTTAAGTATATATTTAGGAAATGATAAAGCTTATTCAAAAATAAAAGACCAATACAACGATAATGGAATTAATTATGAAAACAAAGAAAAAGCTTCGTTGAGTTGGGGCAATATAATAACCGCTCTTCGTTGGAACCATTTGTTCACACCTAAGCTTTTTAGCAATGTTACTGCAACTTTTAGTCGCTATCGTTTTCAGGTAGGCATGGAAAGTAATACTCAACAAAACAACAATGGAAGCATTTCAAAATCGTCGTTTGCATATAAATATTTTTCGGGAATATATGATTTTGCTGGTAAGATAGACTTCGATTACCATCCATCGCCCAACCACAATATTATTTTTGGAGCATCGGAAATCTATCACACCTTTTCGCCCGGTGTAAATGTATTTAAAGGGGAAGAAAACAACGACCCCACTACAAAAATTGATACCAGCTTTGGCAATTCCAATATTTTTGCACACGAAATTGCCTTATTTATAGAAGATGATATCACCATTAACGCCCTTTTAAAGGCTAATATTGGAATTCATCAAAGCATGTTTTTGGTGCGCAATAAATTTTATTCTAACACCCAACCGCGTCTATCGCTCCGCTATTTGATGCACGAAAAATGGTCGCTCAAAGCTGCGTATTCGCAAATGAATCAATACATCAACCTGCTAAGCAATAGCGGCATTGGTTTGCCAACCGACTTATGGCTACCCTCTACCAACCGCATTAAACCTCAAGCCTCTCAGCAATGGGCATTAGGAATATTTAATGTCCCAGCCAAGGGATTTGAAGCTAGCATCGAAGGCTATTACAAAACAATGAAGAATCTTATAGAATACAAAGAGGGTGCAACCTTTTTCTCCGAAGGCGAATCGTGGGAAGATAAAATCGAAATGGGCAATGGTTGGGCATACGGAGCAGAGTTTTTTTTTAAAAAAAACAAAGGAAAAACAACAGGATGGATTGGCTACACCCTTGCATGGTCGTGGCGTAAATTCGAAAAACTTAATTTTGGCAAATCATTCCCCTACCGATACGACCGCAGACACGACATTAGTATAGCCATAACTCATTTCATTAACGAAAAAATCGACATCGGGGTTGTTTGGGTTTATGGCACGGGAAATGCCGTATCATTGCCCATTGAGCAATATCCAATGCTTGAATTTCCATCTATGCCACAAAATGGATATTATTATGAACCAAATATGGTCGAATATTATGATGGCAGAAACGGATTCAGAATGCCGCCTTATCATCGCCTCGACCTTAGCTTTAATATGCACAAAAAACTAAAAAGAGCCGAACGCACGTGGAGTATTGGCATTTACAACGTTTATAATCGCAAAAATCCCTATTATCTATACTTTAGTTACGACGAACAAGGCAATAAACGATTAACACAAATAAGCTTGTTCCCAATTATTCCATCATTTTCGTATAATTTAACATTTTAA
- a CDS encoding DUF4249 domain-containing protein: MKTTLMKIITLLTILPFFMACKKYLDMDIIDKGRKPVVNALFIVDSVPSATVFQSTHILDPAESNNITNAKFIAIYNHQVFDTLYFSNTLNQYISYNHIIQSNEKIKIQVETNVGTVESEITTPTKIQFNSADTFPYYGNSSTRQGTEIKLSFNDPSATKDYYIIYTLMGNYINATGYNGNDPSIEELNNHLFIEDLTFNGKQKNISLIFYNNFDEYMSNTLCIYLMHVDEHYYKYAYSAYKQQNTGISPFSEPVMVYNNIKNGYGIFGTAAISVININF, from the coding sequence ATGAAAACAACACTTATGAAAATTATAACATTATTGACCATTTTGCCATTTTTTATGGCATGCAAAAAATACCTCGATATGGATATTATCGATAAAGGCCGTAAACCGGTTGTAAATGCATTGTTTATAGTCGATTCAGTACCTTCAGCAACTGTATTTCAAAGTACTCATATTTTAGATCCGGCGGAAAGCAATAATATTACAAATGCAAAATTTATAGCTATATACAATCATCAAGTTTTTGATACATTATACTTTTCAAACACTTTAAATCAATATATAAGTTACAATCACATTATTCAAAGTAATGAAAAAATAAAAATACAGGTTGAAACAAATGTAGGAACCGTCGAATCAGAAATAACCACCCCTACCAAAATCCAATTTAATTCAGCTGACACCTTCCCTTATTATGGAAACTCAAGTACACGACAAGGTACCGAAATAAAATTAAGCTTTAACGATCCTTCGGCTACAAAAGATTATTACATTATTTATACTCTTATGGGCAATTATATTAACGCAACAGGGTATAATGGTAACGACCCTTCTATTGAAGAATTAAATAATCACCTTTTTATAGAAGACCTAACATTTAACGGCAAGCAAAAAAATATTTCGCTTATTTTTTACAACAATTTTGATGAATACATGTCAAATACACTTTGTATTTATTTGATGCATGTAGATGAACATTATTACAAATATGCATATTCGGCATATAAACAACAGAATACAGGAATTTCACCTTTTTCAGAACCTGTTATGGTTTATAATAATATAAAAAACGGATATGGAATTTTTGGAACAGCAGCCATTAGCGTCATAAACATTAATTTTTAA